AAGGCGTCCCTGGTCAACGCTGTGGGCGCGGACTTCCGGCTGATGGGCATGAACCAGACGGCGCTGGAATCAAAGGTGCCCGTCATCGCGGTGTGCGCCGTCAGGACCGGCTCCGGCAAGAGCCAGACAACGAGAGCCATCGCATCCATCCTGAGGGCCAAAGGGAGACGCGTGGTTGCCATCAGGCACCCGATGCCGTACGGCGACCTCGAAAAGCAGGCGGTCCAAAGATACGCGACATACGCCGACCTCGACAAGAACGCGTGCACGATCGAGGAGAGGGAGGAGTACGAGCCACACATAGACAAGGGGATAATCGTATATGCGGGCGTCGATTACGAGAAGATCCTGAGACAGGCCGAGAAGGAGGCCGATGTCATCCTGTGGGACGGAGGCAACAACGACACGCCGTTCTATATCCCGAACCTGCACATAGTGGTCGCGGACCCGCACAGGGCGGAGCACGCGAGGCTCTATTATCCCGGCGAGACGAACATCCGCATGGCGGATGTCGTCATAATCAACAAGGTCGACACTGCGCAGCCGAAGGACGTCGAGCAGGTGAAGCAGATCGTCGAGGAGCTCAACCCGAAAGCGAAGATCATCAAGGCAACGTCGCCCGTGACCGTCGAGGACACGAAGGCGATCAAGGGCAAGACCGTCCTCGTGATCGAGGACGGGCCGACCGTCACTCACGGCGGGATGAAGTTCGGCGCAGGCTTCATAGCCGCGAAGAACTCGGGCGCCAAGAAGATCATCGACCCAAGGCCGTTCGCGGTCAACTCGATCAAGGACACTTTCGCGAAGTACCCGCATCTCGAGGACGTGCTGCCGGCAATGGGCTACGGCAACCACCAGATCAAGGACCTCCAGGACACGATAAACGCCGCAAAGTGCGATGTCGTCGTTTCCGGCACACCCATCGACCTGAACAGGGTCCTCAAGGCCAACAAGCCAATGATCAGGGTCAGGTACGATCTCCAAGTGCTTAAGGGCGAGATCAAGCTCCATGACATATTGGCCAAGTTCTGATGGCGAAAACGGTTAAGAGCGCCCGCGGAGATTACCGCCTCGCGGGAGTAGCTAAGCCAGGCCAAAGGCGCAGGACTTAAGATCCTGCTGAACGGGATAGGCAATTCTGTCTCATAGGAGTCCGGGGGTTCAAATCCCCTCTCCCGCACGGGCGCCTGGTCGAATGAATCGCGCTTCGGTCAGTAGTCTCAGAAACCTTGACTGGCAATCAGCACGATTCGGGGGTCATGACCGCACGTGGTTGGCATCCAGCCTTGTTCGCAGGCGCTATGATTGGCGGCGTTGTGGCCGTCGCGGTCCTCTTCTTAACGAATTTCGGAGGATGGTACAACTACTATTCCTATTCGGGCGCTAGAGTATGGTACTACATCGGTGTCGACTCTCCAATCTCGCTAGCTGGAATTGCCGTAGTCTGCATTCCGCTCTTCTTCGCATTGTTCGTGTCGCTCAAAGGTGCGCAGAACACCGACTCCGTGACGGTGCAGCAGGTGAACCGCGCATTCGTGGCATCGGTAGTCCAGCTCATCTTGATTGTAATCGCAGC
The sequence above is a segment of the Candidatus Thermoplasmatota archaeon genome. Coding sequences within it:
- a CDS encoding GTPase — its product is KASLVNAVGADFRLMGMNQTALESKVPVIAVCAVRTGSGKSQTTRAIASILRAKGRRVVAIRHPMPYGDLEKQAVQRYATYADLDKNACTIEEREEYEPHIDKGIIVYAGVDYEKILRQAEKEADVILWDGGNNDTPFYIPNLHIVVADPHRAEHARLYYPGETNIRMADVVIINKVDTAQPKDVEQVKQIVEELNPKAKIIKATSPVTVEDTKAIKGKTVLVIEDGPTVTHGGMKFGAGFIAAKNSGAKKIIDPRPFAVNSIKDTFAKYPHLEDVLPAMGYGNHQIKDLQDTINAAKCDVVVSGTPIDLNRVLKANKPMIRVRYDLQVLKGEIKLHDILAKF